The following are encoded in a window of Nakamurella sp. A5-74 genomic DNA:
- the pstA gene encoding phosphate ABC transporter permease PstA — protein sequence MSTASETVTRRAPSALVGARLPKFAPLVVAAIAIVLGIGAKLGLGWSGWYTTFFTVVLLYIAVLSAWSFSVEGRRRAKDRVMGTVIQACFVAALIPLALILVYIAQRGIPGLGALFNGDSELGSLLGGAVIGTLEQVAFAAVIALPLGIFTSIYLVEYGKGAFAKAVTFFVDVMTGIPSIVAGLFVYTFLLLGFGARPFGFAGSIALAILMLPVVVRSSEEMLRLVPRDLRDASYALGVPKWRTIIKIVLPTAMSGLITSALLAVARVAGETAPLILLVGYASKVNTNPFSGDQATLPMMIWDLLGKRTGNPGVVDWAWAGALVLILLVLLLNIVARLLARLAQPKSK from the coding sequence ATGAGCACCGCGAGCGAGACCGTCACCCGTCGCGCGCCGTCCGCGCTGGTCGGCGCCCGACTGCCGAAGTTCGCCCCGCTGGTCGTCGCCGCGATCGCCATCGTGCTGGGGATCGGCGCCAAGCTGGGTCTCGGCTGGTCCGGTTGGTACACCACGTTCTTCACCGTCGTGCTGCTGTACATCGCTGTGCTGTCGGCCTGGTCGTTCTCCGTCGAGGGCCGTCGGCGCGCCAAGGACCGCGTGATGGGCACCGTCATCCAGGCCTGTTTCGTGGCCGCACTCATCCCGCTCGCGCTGATCCTCGTCTACATCGCCCAGCGCGGCATTCCCGGTCTCGGCGCCCTGTTCAACGGCGACAGCGAGCTCGGATCACTCCTCGGGGGTGCCGTCATCGGCACGCTCGAGCAGGTGGCGTTCGCCGCGGTCATCGCCCTCCCGCTCGGCATCTTCACCTCGATCTACCTGGTGGAGTACGGCAAGGGGGCCTTCGCCAAGGCGGTGACCTTCTTCGTCGACGTCATGACGGGAATCCCGTCGATCGTCGCCGGTCTGTTCGTCTACACCTTCCTGCTGCTCGGCTTCGGGGCCCGGCCGTTCGGCTTCGCAGGATCGATCGCGCTCGCGATCCTGATGCTGCCGGTGGTGGTCCGTTCCAGCGAGGAGATGCTCCGCCTGGTTCCCCGTGACCTCCGCGATGCCTCCTACGCCCTCGGCGTCCCGAAGTGGCGGACCATCATCAAGATCGTGCTGCCGACCGCCATGTCCGGCCTGATCACCTCGGCACTGCTGGCCGTCGCCCGGGTCGCCGGCGAGACCGCCCCGCTGATCCTGCTCGTCGGTTACGCGAGCAAGGTCAACACCAATCCGTTCTCCGGCGACCAGGCGACCCTGCCGATGATGATCTGGGATCTGCTCGGCAAGCGCACCGGCAACCCAGGCGTCGTCGACTGGGCCTGGGCCGGTGCGCTCGTCCTCATCCTGCTGGTGCTGCTGCTCAACATCGTCGCCCGACTGCTGGCCAGACTGGCCCAGCCGAAATCGAAGTAA
- the pstB gene encoding phosphate ABC transporter ATP-binding protein PstB: MAKRIDVEDLNVYYSDFLAVEGASVKIAPLTVTAFIGPSGCGKSTFLRTLNRMHEVIPGGRVEGKVMLDGEDLYGAGIDPVNVRRTVGMVFQKANPFPTMSIYDNVIAGYKIAGTRKGKNELDDIVERSLRGANLWEEVKQRLNKPGASLSGGQQQRLCIARAIAVEPEVLLMDEPCSALDPISTLAIEDLISELKTRYTIVIVTHNMQQAARVSDRTAFFNLAGVGQPGKLVEYDETAKIFSNPSQKATEDYISGRFG; this comes from the coding sequence ATGGCCAAGCGCATCGACGTCGAGGACCTCAACGTCTACTACAGCGATTTCCTCGCGGTCGAGGGTGCATCGGTGAAGATCGCCCCGCTCACCGTCACCGCCTTCATCGGACCGTCCGGCTGCGGCAAGTCCACCTTCCTGCGCACCCTGAACCGGATGCACGAGGTGATCCCCGGTGGCCGCGTCGAGGGCAAGGTGATGCTCGACGGCGAAGACCTCTACGGCGCGGGCATCGACCCGGTGAACGTCCGTCGCACCGTCGGCATGGTCTTCCAGAAGGCGAACCCGTTCCCGACCATGTCGATCTACGACAACGTGATCGCGGGCTACAAGATCGCCGGAACCCGCAAGGGCAAGAACGAGCTCGACGACATCGTCGAGCGTTCGCTGCGCGGCGCCAACCTCTGGGAAGAGGTGAAGCAGCGCCTCAACAAGCCGGGCGCCAGTCTCTCCGGTGGCCAGCAGCAGCGCCTCTGCATCGCGCGCGCGATCGCCGTCGAGCCCGAGGTGCTGCTGATGGACGAGCCGTGCTCGGCGCTGGACCCGATCTCGACGCTCGCCATCGAGGATCTGATCAGCGAGCTCAAGACCCGCTACACGATCGTCATCGTCACCCACAACATGCAGCAGGCCGCTCGCGTCTCCGACCGCACCGCCTTCTTCAACCTGGCCGGCGTCGGGCAGCCTGGCAAGCTCGTCGAGTACGACGAGACGGCCAAGATCTTCTCCAACCCCAGCCAGAAGGCGACCGAGGACTACATCTCCGGCCGCTTCGGGTAA
- the phoU gene encoding phosphate signaling complex protein PhoU → MRQAYQIQLADLGEHGARMCEVTAQAMRGASTALMDANLALAEDVIAMDVRLDEMRASAEESALELLALQAPVASDLRAVVSALWVVADLQRMGTLAIHIAKAARRRHPKNVLPSEIRPVFERMSSVALHLAGRTSQVLLTRDLDVAKGMESEDDLMDDLHRQMFAALMNPAWSHGVPAAVDIALLGRFYERYADHAVAVARRIVFLVTGDNVGGDTTIPLAAPD, encoded by the coding sequence ATGCGTCAGGCCTATCAGATCCAACTCGCCGATCTCGGCGAGCACGGTGCCCGCATGTGCGAGGTCACTGCCCAAGCGATGCGGGGCGCCTCGACCGCGTTGATGGACGCCAACCTCGCGTTGGCCGAGGACGTCATCGCGATGGACGTCAGGCTCGACGAGATGCGTGCCAGCGCGGAGGAGTCCGCGCTCGAGCTGCTCGCCCTGCAGGCTCCGGTCGCCTCGGACCTGCGCGCCGTCGTCTCGGCCCTGTGGGTCGTGGCGGACCTGCAGCGGATGGGAACCCTGGCGATCCACATCGCGAAGGCGGCCCGTCGCCGGCACCCGAAGAACGTGCTGCCCAGCGAGATCCGGCCGGTCTTCGAGCGGATGTCGTCGGTGGCGCTGCACCTGGCCGGCCGCACCTCGCAGGTCCTGCTGACCCGGGACCTCGACGTCGCGAAGGGCATGGAGTCCGAGGACGACTTGATGGACGACCTGCACCGGCAGATGTTCGCCGCGCTGATGAACCCCGCGTGGTCGCACGGCGTCCCGGCTGCCGTGGACATCGCCCTGCTGGGCCGCTTCTACGAGCGCTACGCCGACCACGCCGTCGCCGTCGCCCGTCGCATCGTCTTCCTGGTGACGGGTGACAACGTCGGCGGCGACACCACCATCCCGCTCGCCGCCCCCGACTGA
- the pstC gene encoding phosphate ABC transporter permease subunit PstC encodes MPITPGRGSMTQDGRVPGDGTTSDDGAEDALAGPLADDATDTTASRALSKDLAAVATSRPARKVPASPSSAPSRPSSISGHSVRIGDRVFKGLAAGSGGVLLVVMAAIAVFLVWKAWPALTAPSPGGGLKDTLTNKGNLFTTQSWQFSSEGPANFGIAALLFGTVVSALIAMIVGVPIAIGIALYISQYAPRRLATILGGLVDLLAAVPSLVFGMWGLYLLVPKTTGFQKWLSDYFSWIPIFENSRFNAANQYGQSLLMAGIVLAIMILPVVSAICREVFLQTPRETIDAAYALGATKWEAIRTAVLPFGRAGMISAAMLGLGRALGETIAVALVLSSTFRISLELTSKSGDTFASTIALKFGEAAGTPLGIAALITAGLFLFVITLVVNSAARLVIARKKEFTA; translated from the coding sequence ATGCCGATCACACCGGGCAGGGGATCGATGACCCAGGACGGACGAGTACCCGGCGACGGGACCACGTCGGATGACGGCGCCGAGGACGCGCTGGCCGGTCCGTTGGCCGACGACGCCACCGACACGACCGCCAGCCGGGCGCTGTCGAAGGACCTGGCGGCTGTCGCCACGAGTCGCCCGGCGAGGAAGGTCCCGGCGTCACCCTCATCGGCGCCGTCCCGTCCCAGCTCGATCTCCGGGCACTCCGTCCGGATTGGCGACCGGGTGTTCAAGGGCCTGGCAGCCGGATCCGGCGGCGTGCTGCTGGTGGTGATGGCCGCGATCGCCGTCTTCCTGGTCTGGAAGGCCTGGCCGGCGCTGACCGCACCGTCCCCGGGCGGCGGCCTCAAGGACACCCTGACCAACAAGGGCAACCTGTTCACCACCCAGAGCTGGCAGTTCTCCAGCGAGGGACCGGCCAACTTCGGCATCGCCGCGCTGCTCTTCGGCACGGTCGTCTCGGCACTCATCGCGATGATCGTCGGGGTGCCGATCGCCATCGGCATCGCGCTGTACATCTCGCAGTACGCCCCGCGGCGTCTCGCCACGATCCTCGGCGGTCTGGTCGACCTGTTGGCAGCGGTGCCGTCCCTCGTGTTCGGCATGTGGGGCCTGTACCTGCTGGTGCCGAAGACCACCGGCTTCCAGAAGTGGTTGTCCGACTACTTCAGCTGGATCCCGATCTTCGAGAACTCACGGTTCAATGCGGCCAACCAGTACGGCCAGAGCCTGCTGATGGCCGGCATCGTGCTGGCCATCATGATCCTGCCGGTGGTCTCGGCCATCTGTCGTGAGGTCTTCCTGCAGACTCCGCGGGAGACGATCGACGCCGCCTACGCGCTCGGCGCCACCAAGTGGGAGGCCATCAGGACGGCCGTGCTGCCCTTCGGCCGCGCCGGCATGATCTCGGCCGCGATGCTGGGCCTGGGCCGCGCTCTCGGGGAGACGATCGCGGTCGCGCTGGTGCTCAGCTCGACGTTCCGGATCAGCCTGGAGCTCACCAGCAAGTCCGGCGACACGTTCGCCTCGACGATCGCCCTCAAGTTCGGTGAGGCTGCAGGAACGCCGCTCGGCATCGCTGCGCTGATCACCGCGGGGCTGTTCCTGTTCGTGATCACCCTGGTCGTCAACTCTGCTGCCCGGCTCGTGATCGCCCGCAAGAAGGAGTTCACCGCATGA
- the dusB gene encoding tRNA dihydrouridine synthase DusB has translation MTIGRYQVWPPVELAPMAGITNRSYRKLCREHGAGLYVCEMITTRALVEGNPKTLDMIRFGPEEYPRSVQFYGVDPETVEKAVRKVVDEDLADHIDLNFGCPVPKVTRRGGGAALPYKRRLFEAIVSRAVAAAAPADIPVTVKMRIGIDPDHVTYLEAGRIAEQAGAAAVALHGRTAMQHYSGTADWDAIANLKRSVTSIPVLGNGDIFSAQDALDMMAHTGCDGVVVGRGCQGRPWLFADLAAAFDGRPLPESPTLGEVGRMIRRHAELLIEEHGAQRGIRDLRKHITWYFKGFPVGSLVRLDLGMVDSLADLDALIAQLDPNRRFPEGAEGPRGRQGSPQRSVHLPHGWLDDPDELAVPEDAELESSGG, from the coding sequence ATGACGATCGGTCGCTACCAGGTCTGGCCACCGGTCGAGCTCGCACCGATGGCCGGCATCACCAATCGCAGCTACCGCAAGCTCTGCCGGGAACACGGTGCCGGGCTGTACGTCTGCGAGATGATCACCACCCGCGCGCTGGTCGAGGGCAATCCGAAGACACTCGACATGATCCGCTTCGGACCGGAGGAGTACCCGCGGTCGGTGCAGTTCTACGGGGTAGACCCCGAGACCGTCGAGAAGGCCGTCCGCAAGGTGGTGGACGAGGACCTCGCCGACCACATCGATCTCAACTTCGGCTGCCCCGTCCCCAAGGTCACCCGGCGCGGTGGCGGGGCCGCACTTCCCTACAAGCGCAGGCTCTTCGAGGCGATCGTGAGCCGCGCAGTGGCGGCGGCAGCGCCGGCGGACATCCCGGTGACGGTCAAGATGCGCATCGGCATCGACCCCGACCACGTCACCTATCTGGAGGCCGGCCGGATCGCCGAACAGGCCGGTGCGGCCGCCGTCGCGCTGCACGGACGCACCGCGATGCAACACTACTCGGGCACCGCCGACTGGGATGCGATCGCGAACCTCAAGCGCAGCGTCACCAGCATTCCGGTGCTGGGCAATGGCGACATCTTCTCGGCCCAGGACGCGCTGGACATGATGGCGCACACCGGATGTGACGGAGTGGTGGTCGGTCGCGGCTGCCAGGGGCGGCCGTGGCTGTTCGCCGATCTGGCCGCCGCGTTCGACGGTCGCCCGCTGCCGGAATCACCGACGCTCGGTGAGGTCGGCAGGATGATCCGTCGGCACGCCGAACTGTTGATCGAGGAGCACGGCGCTCAGCGCGGCATCCGCGACCTGCGCAAGCACATCACCTGGTACTTCAAGGGTTTCCCGGTCGGCTCGCTGGTCCGGCTGGATCTCGGGATGGTCGACAGCCTCGCGGACCTGGACGCGCTGATCGCCCAGCTGGACCCGAACCGACGGTTCCCGGAGGGAGCCGAAGGTCCCCGCGGCCGACAGGGGTCACCGCAGAGGTCGGTCCATCTTCCGCACGGCTGGCTGGACGATCCCGACGAGCTCGCCGTCCCCGAGGACGCCGAACTCGAATCCAGTGGCGGCTGA
- a CDS encoding LCP family protein gives MTEPPRPTDPGTGSDGSAPWERPRRWGDRGLDSTRVDDLLAKLGTNGDEVTGRRSRRRQAQSEPASPDRSDYPTEEVGPISAGDLIAALGETSTVETSGATPQEQPEHQQAVGDPATSDPADLPTPAAVGTQSAPEAAVRADPTPADPTPADPSPADPSPTEQFPTEQFSTEQLPVEQRVERPPTLALQPPNRSIPAATASPVTDDPDDRFAVAPLGDSGPAMYRAQDAVDQGIDPAAIVRDVQEHDTSVAPVEQASDHPADDTPTIALPQYYDDVAAIRASLLGAQPGAAGAMAGGPPMPPRGPNRSVRSGGGDGEDDRRSNRGFLVAGRSIIAAIAVIVLLYSGYQWRNFEAADAGLARNRDVDITLPSNTAPNAPTNTRPTTVVNSQGVKTVMYPPENILLLGSDSRAGDNGNSGNSDASTEDSANSDTIMIAHISGDRQTVSIISFPRYLDIAAPTCKTWDFKTRKLSNHTQPVTKTSRWRISNAYAVGGPACAVAAVTKATGIHIDRVIDIDFSGFQAMVDALDGVTVNVCRPIIDAELHTVVESGGVQVIHGVQALNLVRARKVEGDSSGTDGRMRRQQVVLSAMLRQLTSAGTLLNPVELNAFLTAFFNNTHTVNVTLDSLILIAKQLGNLEPGKVNFYSIPHHPSPTKEDWDELDPSADAIFAAIRADERLPAFTTKDTDTGDTGASSSSPSSRSPSSTSAASTRTSASSSRATPTSTTSAAPQTLTVDPAQVDLQVVNETGRVGVAGVAMEALNAGGFQITADDLLRPDEVTVATTVEYSAANRDAALMVAASVPNSRLVAVDGLGKRVRLVLGSSFNGTISPAAVGDPVPEPFRTTPAAPSTTPTSIAPSTPKSAGAATSRSTAPSTTPTTAAIDTSNVQAVNAGDATCA, from the coding sequence GTGACGGAGCCGCCGCGTCCCACCGATCCGGGCACCGGCTCCGACGGCTCGGCCCCCTGGGAGCGTCCCCGCCGCTGGGGTGATCGCGGTCTCGATTCCACCAGGGTCGATGACCTGCTGGCCAAGCTGGGCACGAACGGCGACGAGGTCACCGGCCGGCGCAGTCGCCGCCGGCAGGCACAATCCGAGCCGGCATCTCCGGACCGGTCCGACTACCCGACCGAGGAAGTCGGCCCGATCTCGGCCGGCGACCTGATCGCAGCGCTCGGCGAAACGTCGACGGTCGAGACGTCCGGCGCGACACCGCAGGAGCAGCCCGAGCACCAGCAGGCCGTCGGCGACCCAGCCACCTCCGACCCGGCTGACCTGCCCACTCCCGCAGCCGTCGGGACGCAGTCCGCGCCGGAAGCGGCGGTGCGGGCAGATCCCACTCCGGCAGATCCCACTCCGGCAGATCCGAGCCCGGCAGATCCGAGCCCGACGGAGCAGTTCCCGACGGAGCAGTTCTCGACGGAGCAGCTCCCGGTGGAGCAGCGGGTCGAGCGCCCGCCCACACTGGCCCTCCAGCCGCCGAACCGATCGATCCCCGCCGCTACGGCGTCTCCGGTGACCGACGACCCGGACGATCGGTTCGCGGTGGCACCGCTCGGCGATTCCGGACCGGCGATGTACCGGGCGCAGGACGCAGTCGACCAGGGCATCGACCCGGCAGCGATCGTTCGCGACGTCCAGGAACACGACACGTCGGTCGCGCCCGTCGAGCAGGCGTCCGACCACCCGGCGGACGACACCCCCACCATCGCCCTGCCGCAGTATTACGATGACGTCGCCGCAATCCGCGCCTCGCTGCTCGGCGCCCAGCCGGGCGCAGCTGGTGCGATGGCCGGTGGGCCCCCGATGCCGCCGCGTGGTCCAAACCGGTCGGTCCGCTCCGGGGGCGGCGACGGGGAGGACGACCGACGGAGCAACCGCGGCTTCCTGGTCGCCGGACGCTCGATCATCGCCGCGATCGCCGTCATCGTCCTGCTGTACAGCGGCTACCAGTGGCGCAACTTCGAAGCTGCGGACGCGGGTCTCGCGCGGAACCGCGACGTCGACATCACCCTGCCGTCGAACACCGCACCGAACGCGCCGACCAACACCCGGCCGACGACGGTGGTCAACTCCCAGGGCGTGAAGACCGTGATGTACCCGCCGGAGAACATCCTGCTGCTCGGCTCCGACAGCAGGGCCGGTGACAACGGCAATTCCGGCAACAGCGACGCGAGCACCGAGGACTCGGCGAACAGTGACACGATCATGATCGCCCACATCTCCGGCGACCGGCAGACCGTCAGCATCATCAGCTTCCCGCGCTATCTGGACATCGCCGCGCCCACCTGCAAGACGTGGGACTTCAAGACCCGCAAGCTTTCCAACCACACCCAGCCGGTGACGAAAACCTCGCGCTGGCGGATCAGCAACGCCTACGCCGTCGGCGGACCGGCGTGTGCGGTCGCCGCCGTCACCAAGGCGACCGGCATCCACATCGACCGGGTCATCGACATCGACTTCTCCGGCTTCCAGGCGATGGTCGATGCGCTCGACGGCGTCACGGTCAACGTCTGTCGGCCGATCATCGACGCCGAACTCCACACGGTGGTCGAATCCGGTGGCGTGCAGGTGATCCACGGCGTGCAGGCGCTCAACCTGGTCCGGGCCCGAAAGGTCGAGGGTGACTCCAGCGGGACCGACGGCCGGATGCGTCGTCAGCAGGTGGTGCTGTCGGCGATGCTGCGTCAGCTCACCAGCGCCGGCACGCTGCTGAACCCGGTGGAGCTGAACGCGTTCCTGACGGCCTTCTTCAACAACACGCACACCGTCAACGTCACCCTCGACTCGTTGATCCTGATCGCCAAGCAGCTCGGCAACCTGGAACCCGGCAAGGTGAACTTCTACTCGATCCCGCACCACCCTTCGCCCACCAAGGAGGACTGGGACGAATTGGATCCGAGTGCCGATGCCATCTTCGCTGCCATCCGCGCCGACGAGCGGCTGCCGGCCTTCACCACCAAGGACACCGATACCGGCGACACCGGCGCGAGCAGCAGCTCGCCGTCGTCCAGGTCGCCGTCCAGCACCTCGGCCGCCAGCACCCGCACCAGTGCGAGCTCCTCGAGGGCAACCCCGACGAGCACCACCAGCGCCGCTCCGCAGACGCTCACGGTCGACCCCGCGCAGGTCGACCTGCAGGTGGTCAACGAGACCGGGCGGGTGGGGGTGGCCGGCGTTGCGATGGAGGCGCTGAACGCGGGTGGCTTCCAGATCACCGCGGACGACCTGCTGAGGCCGGACGAGGTCACCGTCGCCACCACCGTCGAGTACTCGGCCGCCAACAGGGACGCGGCCCTGATGGTCGCCGCATCGGTACCGAACTCCCGTCTCGTCGCGGTCGACGGGTTGGGCAAGCGGGTGCGACTGGTGCTGGGCAGCTCGTTCAACGGGACCATCAGTCCCGCCGCTGTGGGAGATCCGGTGCCGGAGCCGTTCCGCACCACACCGGCCGCGCCGAGCACCACACCGACCAGCATCGCTCCCAGCACTCCGAAATCGGCGGGCGCAGCGACGAGTCGGAGCACCGCGCCCAGCACGACGCCGACGACTGCCGCGATCGACACCTCGAACGTGCAGGCCGTGAACGCCGGGGACGCCACCTGCGCGTGA
- a CDS encoding peptidase S10, with protein MANTDTARTDKTSAPDLPAPSDEVRITRHTLRTPDGELAYTATAGRVVVREEKHTDGAFDGYRPAIEMFVVSYTVDGVDPATRPVTFAFNGGPGSSSVWLHLGLLGPRRVLAGDAGAPVAPPYRIVENAESLLAHSDLVFIDPVSTGYSRPVVGGKPADYHGYTADRDAMAEMIRLWTTRHHRWLSPKFLAGESYGTLRAAALAARLSERIGMTLNGLMLVSTVLDMGSIRFTDGNDAVYPGFLPTYAAYAHYHGLHGDRSLDEVVQQARELAERDYPWALARGSRLSPAERTDVVERVAAVTGLRPEYVDRANLRIEHQRFFAELLRDRGVTVGRLDGRFTGPAADRNADAARKDVSYLAFQTPYTAAVNHYLQAELGYESDLPYEILSDRVQPWSYAEFEGRGVTVIPDLDAALRANPFLQVHVSLGWFDGATPFAAAENGFARMDLPDELRENISYSYYEAGHMMYLHEQSRVRQSRDLADFVRRSVPQRQEPPAAEA; from the coding sequence ATGGCCAACACCGACACCGCCCGTACCGACAAGACCTCAGCACCCGACCTGCCCGCGCCCTCGGACGAGGTCAGGATCACCCGACACACCCTGCGAACCCCGGACGGCGAGCTCGCCTACACGGCCACCGCCGGCCGCGTGGTGGTGCGCGAGGAGAAGCACACCGACGGCGCGTTCGACGGCTACCGCCCTGCCATCGAGATGTTCGTGGTGTCGTACACCGTCGACGGCGTCGACCCAGCCACCCGGCCGGTGACCTTCGCCTTCAACGGCGGCCCCGGGAGCTCCTCGGTGTGGTTGCACCTCGGTCTGCTCGGACCGCGACGAGTGCTGGCCGGCGACGCGGGAGCACCGGTTGCTCCCCCCTACCGGATCGTCGAGAACGCCGAGAGTCTGCTGGCACACAGCGATCTGGTGTTCATCGACCCGGTCTCGACCGGCTACAGCCGACCGGTTGTCGGCGGCAAACCCGCCGATTACCACGGGTACACCGCGGATCGTGACGCGATGGCCGAGATGATCCGGTTGTGGACCACCAGGCACCATCGCTGGTTGTCCCCGAAGTTCCTGGCCGGTGAGTCCTACGGGACCTTGCGCGCGGCCGCGCTGGCCGCGCGGTTGTCGGAGCGGATCGGGATGACGCTGAACGGGCTGATGCTCGTCTCCACGGTGCTCGACATGGGCTCCATCCGCTTCACCGACGGCAACGACGCCGTGTACCCCGGATTCCTGCCCACCTACGCCGCCTACGCGCACTACCACGGACTGCACGGCGATCGGTCGCTCGACGAGGTCGTGCAGCAGGCCAGGGAGCTGGCCGAGCGGGACTATCCGTGGGCGCTGGCCCGCGGTTCGCGGCTCTCCCCGGCAGAGCGCACCGACGTCGTCGAGCGGGTCGCGGCCGTCACCGGGCTCCGGCCCGAGTACGTCGACCGGGCCAACCTGCGCATCGAGCACCAGCGCTTCTTCGCCGAACTGCTGCGGGATCGGGGCGTCACCGTCGGTCGGCTGGACGGCCGGTTCACCGGACCGGCAGCCGACCGCAACGCCGACGCTGCCCGCAAGGACGTCTCGTACCTGGCGTTCCAGACGCCGTACACCGCTGCCGTCAACCACTACCTGCAGGCGGAGCTCGGGTACGAGAGCGATCTGCCGTACGAGATCCTCTCCGACCGGGTCCAGCCGTGGTCGTACGCGGAGTTCGAGGGCCGCGGCGTCACCGTCATCCCCGACCTGGACGCTGCGCTGCGCGCCAACCCGTTCCTGCAGGTGCACGTCAGTCTCGGCTGGTTCGACGGCGCCACACCGTTCGCCGCTGCGGAGAACGGATTCGCCCGGATGGACCTGCCGGACGAGCTGCGGGAGAACATCAGCTACTCCTACTACGAAGCCGGTCACATGATGTACCTGCACGAGCAGTCGCGAGTGCGCCAGTCCCGCGATCTCGCGGACTTCGTCCGCCGATCGGTACCGCAGCGTCAGGAACCGCCGGCAGCTGAGGCGTAG
- the pstS gene encoding phosphate ABC transporter substrate-binding protein PstS, translated as MDPSSSSSTPPAGDAPTFEGSGFACATGELRSSGSTAQGKAIAAWITAYNAKCKASIGDYGGGGSSKGISDFTAKQTDFGGSDSALKDDQKDPAKTRCGGADAIDLPMVTGPIAIAYKLEGVTDLTLTPAILAGIFDDKITNWDDEAIKAANPGATLPNTPIQTVHRSEDSGTTENFTKYLKATADWPYDAAKAWAGAGGTGANGSDGVAAAIGGTDGAIGYVEWGFATSNKLSVAKIDNGGGAVELTAETAGKAVAAAEVTGTAPDLALKLDYATKEAGAYPIILVTYEIVCSSGNGDKAELIKSFLGWTATDGQTTLTDVGAAPLPAEIQTKVIEAVKGLK; from the coding sequence ATGGACCCGAGCTCGAGCAGCAGCACCCCCCCGGCCGGCGACGCGCCGACCTTCGAGGGCTCCGGCTTCGCCTGCGCCACCGGCGAGCTGCGCTCCTCAGGCTCCACCGCCCAGGGCAAGGCCATTGCCGCCTGGATCACCGCCTACAACGCCAAGTGCAAGGCCTCGATCGGCGACTACGGCGGCGGCGGCTCCAGCAAGGGCATCAGCGACTTCACGGCCAAGCAGACCGACTTCGGTGGTTCGGACTCCGCACTCAAGGACGACCAGAAGGACCCGGCCAAGACCCGCTGCGGCGGCGCCGACGCCATCGACCTGCCGATGGTCACCGGCCCGATCGCGATCGCCTACAAGCTCGAGGGTGTCACCGACCTGACCCTCACCCCGGCGATCCTGGCCGGCATCTTCGACGACAAGATCACCAACTGGGACGACGAGGCCATCAAGGCCGCCAACCCGGGTGCGACGCTGCCGAACACCCCGATCCAGACCGTCCACCGCAGCGAGGACTCGGGTACCACCGAGAACTTCACCAAGTACCTCAAGGCCACGGCCGACTGGCCGTACGACGCCGCCAAGGCGTGGGCCGGCGCGGGCGGCACCGGGGCCAACGGCAGTGACGGCGTCGCTGCGGCGATCGGCGGCACCGACGGTGCCATCGGCTACGTCGAGTGGGGCTTCGCGACCTCGAACAAGCTCTCGGTCGCCAAGATCGACAACGGTGGCGGCGCCGTCGAGCTGACCGCCGAGACCGCCGGTAAGGCAGTCGCGGCCGCCGAGGTCACCGGCACCGCTCCCGACCTGGCACTGAAGCTGGACTACGCGACCAAGGAAGCCGGCGCGTACCCGATCATCCTGGTCACCTACGAGATCGTCTGCTCCTCGGGCAACGGCGACAAGGCCGAACTCATCAAGTCCTTCCTCGGCTGGACCGCCACCGACGGACAGACGACTCTGACCGACGTCGGCGCAGCCCCGCTGCCCGCCGAGATCCAGACCAAGGTCATCGAAGCCGTCAAGGGCCTCAAGTGA